From Paenibacillus sp. GP183, one genomic window encodes:
- a CDS encoding pentapeptide repeat-containing protein, producing the protein MSENHENSEAYPDKSRLSLRADCENCFGLCCVALPFAASADFAIDKGAGQSCHNLQSDFRCGVHNSLRQLGFRGCTVYDCFGAGQKVAQVTFGGHDWRQFPGTAKQMFEVFPIMRQLHELLWYLTEAMTLPSAHPVHGELSLALDETERLTRLSPDSLMELDVAAHRADVNALHLRTSELVRAEARRKLKNPPRRQRTFGRGVDLIGANLRGADLRCANLRGAYLIAADLSGADLRLADLIGADFRDTDLSGADLTGSIFLTQAQLNAAKGDADTKLPTSLSRPTHWSTSGT; encoded by the coding sequence ATGTCTGAGAATCACGAAAATTCAGAAGCATACCCCGACAAGAGTCGCCTTAGTTTGCGAGCTGACTGCGAGAACTGCTTCGGCCTATGCTGTGTCGCGCTGCCGTTCGCAGCTTCGGCAGACTTCGCGATCGACAAAGGCGCTGGCCAGTCCTGCCACAACCTGCAATCAGACTTCCGCTGCGGCGTTCACAATAGCCTTAGGCAACTGGGCTTTCGAGGCTGCACGGTTTATGACTGCTTCGGCGCGGGGCAAAAGGTTGCCCAAGTCACCTTCGGCGGACACGACTGGCGGCAATTCCCAGGAACTGCGAAGCAAATGTTCGAGGTGTTCCCAATTATGAGGCAGCTTCATGAGCTGCTCTGGTATTTGACCGAAGCGATGACGCTGCCATCGGCCCATCCGGTCCACGGTGAGCTCAGCTTGGCGCTCGATGAGACGGAACGGCTCACTCGCCTCAGTCCCGACTCACTCATGGAACTGGACGTGGCAGCACACCGAGCAGATGTCAATGCTCTGCACCTACGGACCAGCGAGCTTGTGCGAGCCGAAGCCCGCCGCAAGCTGAAGAACCCTCCGAGACGTCAGAGGACCTTTGGCCGAGGAGTCGATCTCATCGGGGCCAATCTCAGAGGAGCCGACCTAAGATGCGCCAACTTGAGAGGCGCCTACCTTATTGCCGCTGACCTCAGCGGTGCCGATCTGAGATTGGCTGACCTCATAGGGGCTGATTTCCGGGACACTGACCTCAGCGGTGCCGACCTCACCGGGAGCATCTTTCTCACCCAAGCCCAGCTTAACGCGGCGAAGGGCGATGCTGACACCAAGCTGCCGACGTCGCTCTCTCGACCAACGCACTGGTCCACCTCCGGAACATAA
- the prpB gene encoding methylisocitrate lyase: MTWLIEEEPDQKQLAAEFRRLVTSGSIVKIPGAHDGMAARVAKQFDFKALYLSGAAYTASRGLPDLGLIYSNEVAERARELVRSSCLPVLVDIDTGYGGVLNVARTAKEMVEAKVAAVQIEDQELPKKCGHLNGKNLVSAEEMAQKISTIKEISPTLFVVARTDAKSVEGIDAAIKRAKQYLAAGADGIFPEALENEEEFKQFTDAVQCPMLANMTEFGRTPYYTAEQFESWGFSMVIYPVTSLRVAAKAYERVFAEISQTGTQVNSLEDMQTRKELYETIRYYDYEALDSKIAKTILPTNK; the protein is encoded by the coding sequence ATGACCTGGTTAATAGAAGAAGAACCTGATCAAAAACAGTTGGCTGCCGAGTTTCGGAGGCTTGTAACGTCCGGATCCATTGTGAAAATCCCCGGAGCACATGATGGGATGGCTGCAAGAGTTGCCAAGCAATTCGATTTCAAAGCCTTATATTTGTCGGGTGCAGCTTATACCGCAAGCCGCGGATTGCCTGATTTGGGATTGATTTACTCCAATGAAGTGGCTGAGCGTGCCCGTGAGCTTGTTCGGTCATCTTGCCTGCCTGTGCTTGTAGATATCGACACGGGTTACGGAGGAGTCTTGAACGTTGCCAGAACGGCAAAAGAAATGGTTGAGGCCAAGGTAGCAGCCGTGCAGATTGAAGACCAGGAATTGCCGAAAAAGTGCGGTCATCTGAATGGAAAAAACCTTGTATCCGCAGAAGAAATGGCACAAAAAATAAGTACGATCAAGGAAATCAGTCCGACCCTGTTTGTAGTTGCACGCACCGATGCAAAAAGTGTTGAGGGAATCGATGCGGCGATCAAAAGAGCCAAGCAATATCTGGCCGCAGGTGCCGATGGCATTTTCCCGGAAGCACTTGAAAATGAAGAGGAATTCAAACAATTCACCGATGCTGTCCAATGTCCGATGCTCGCCAATATGACAGAGTTCGGCCGAACGCCTTATTATACGGCTGAACAGTTCGAATCCTGGGGCTTCAGCATGGTGATTTATCCCGTTACTTCGCTGCGCGTTGCCGCAAAAGCCTACGAGCGGGTTTTTGCGGAAATCAGCCAAACAGGAACACAAGTCAACTCTCTGGAAGACATGCAAACCCGCAAAGAACTGTATGAAACCATTCGTTATTACGATTACGAAGCATTGGATAGTAAAATTGCAAAAACTATACTTCCCACAAACAAATAG
- a CDS encoding bifunctional 2-methylcitrate dehydratase/aconitate hydratase has protein sequence MSSVHHSVTNKQEFDPLIVEIADYVLDYKLDSEEAYRIAQHVLIDSLGTGLLALRFPECTKLLGPIVPGATLPGGARVPGTSYELDPVQAAFNIGTMIRWLDFNDTWLAAEWGHPSDNLGGILAAADYLSRVRISEGKAPLKMIDVLTAAIKAHEIQGVLALKNSLNQVGLDHVHLVKVASTAVVTAILGGRKEEVQNAVSNAWIDGASLRTYRQAPNAGSRKSWAAGDATSRAVKLALMALNGEMGYRSALSANMWGVEAVLFKGKKLELGRPFGSYVMENILFKISFPAEFHAQTAVECAFDLHELVKYRLDDIQQITLTTHQSAIRIIDKKGQLHNPADRDHCLQYMVAIGLIFGNLQAEHYEDDVAADPRIDAIRDKMVVIEDEQYSKDYLDPDKRSIANAIQVEFKDGTKSNKIICEYPIGHRRRRNDGLPKVWEKFESNLLTRFPRKKTADILDISHDYDRLVEMPVSDYLKLFVI, from the coding sequence ATGAGCTCTGTGCATCACTCAGTCACGAATAAACAAGAATTTGACCCGCTGATTGTCGAGATTGCGGATTATGTGCTGGATTATAAGCTTGATAGTGAAGAGGCGTATCGCATTGCCCAACATGTTCTGATCGACTCATTGGGAACAGGTCTTCTGGCGCTTCGTTTTCCGGAATGCACCAAGCTACTAGGTCCAATCGTTCCGGGTGCAACGCTTCCTGGTGGAGCTCGGGTGCCAGGTACAAGCTACGAGCTTGATCCTGTGCAGGCGGCATTTAATATTGGAACGATGATCCGCTGGTTGGACTTTAATGATACCTGGCTTGCCGCCGAGTGGGGACATCCTTCGGATAACCTGGGCGGTATTCTGGCTGCAGCCGACTATTTAAGCCGCGTCCGAATATCGGAGGGCAAAGCCCCCTTGAAAATGATCGACGTTCTAACTGCTGCGATAAAAGCTCATGAAATCCAGGGTGTTTTGGCACTTAAAAACAGTTTGAACCAGGTTGGACTTGATCATGTTCATTTGGTAAAGGTCGCCTCAACAGCTGTTGTGACAGCGATATTAGGTGGCAGGAAAGAGGAAGTGCAGAATGCTGTCTCTAATGCATGGATAGACGGTGCAAGCTTGAGAACCTACCGTCAAGCCCCTAATGCAGGCTCGCGCAAGTCATGGGCTGCCGGAGACGCGACAAGTCGAGCTGTAAAGCTGGCACTGATGGCGTTAAATGGCGAAATGGGCTATAGATCGGCTTTGTCGGCAAACATGTGGGGCGTTGAGGCTGTGCTGTTCAAAGGCAAGAAATTGGAGCTTGGGCGTCCGTTTGGCTCCTATGTGATGGAAAACATTCTCTTTAAAATATCATTTCCAGCTGAGTTTCACGCTCAAACGGCGGTCGAATGCGCATTTGACTTACATGAGCTTGTCAAATATCGGCTGGATGACATCCAACAAATCACATTGACGACTCATCAATCCGCCATTCGGATCATTGACAAGAAAGGGCAGCTTCACAATCCTGCCGACAGGGATCATTGCCTCCAATACATGGTCGCCATAGGCCTGATTTTCGGAAATCTGCAAGCTGAGCACTATGAGGATGATGTGGCTGCGGACCCCAGAATCGATGCCATACGCGACAAGATGGTCGTCATCGAGGATGAGCAATACAGCAAAGACTACCTTGATCCTGACAAGCGCTCCATTGCCAACGCGATTCAAGTAGAATTCAAGGACGGGACAAAGTCGAATAAGATCATTTGCGAATACCCGATCGGTCATCGAAGACGGCGCAATGATGGCTTGCCGAAAGTATGGGAGAAGTTCGAAAGCAATTTACTGACCAGATTCCCAAGAAAAAAGACGGCTGACATTCTGGACATTTCCCACGATTATGATCGTCTCGTTGAAATGCCGGTATCGGATTACTTAAAATTGTTTGTCATCTAA
- the mmgD gene encoding citrate synthase, producing the protein MDPRYVPGLENVIASETNLSFLDVEHEEIVVRGYELIELANKVSYLDIIWLLLAGNLPTTKERKTLEEALRSEYVFPQEILSILQLLPKQANMMDVLRTGISALASFDDDLEDRSHDANYRKAIRLLAKVPQIVANGYHVLRDEPVVQPSHDLSYSANFLYMITGKVPAKMEEEVFDQSLIAYSEHEMPNSTFAARVIASTQSDMYGALTGAVASLKGTLHGGANEAVMKMLLEAGDASKIEQHMMNKLAKKERIMGFGHRVYMKKMDPRALLMKEALAKLAKEKDRIELYNICVIGEELMKREKMLFPNLDYYAAPVYYLLGIPIDLFTPVFFAARIVGIAAHVMEQHENNRLFRPRVIYTGPRDLHP; encoded by the coding sequence ATGGACCCTCGTTATGTCCCCGGTCTTGAAAACGTTATCGCCAGTGAAACGAACTTATCTTTCCTTGATGTCGAGCATGAAGAAATCGTTGTGCGCGGCTATGAATTGATTGAGCTTGCAAATAAGGTCTCATATCTGGATATTATTTGGCTCTTGCTGGCCGGAAATCTACCGACGACAAAGGAACGCAAGACCTTGGAAGAAGCATTGAGGTCGGAGTATGTCTTCCCTCAAGAGATTCTATCGATTTTACAATTACTCCCCAAACAGGCAAATATGATGGATGTTCTCCGGACAGGTATTTCCGCTCTTGCGAGTTTTGATGATGATCTAGAAGATCGTTCCCATGACGCAAATTATCGAAAAGCGATTCGTCTTCTCGCCAAAGTGCCGCAAATTGTTGCGAATGGTTATCACGTTCTAAGGGATGAGCCCGTGGTGCAACCAAGCCATGATCTTTCGTACAGCGCGAATTTTCTTTATATGATTACGGGAAAAGTTCCTGCCAAAATGGAAGAGGAAGTGTTTGACCAGTCATTAATCGCCTACAGCGAGCATGAAATGCCTAACTCTACATTTGCAGCACGCGTTATCGCTTCGACGCAATCCGATATGTATGGCGCGTTAACTGGTGCAGTCGCTTCCCTTAAGGGGACTCTGCACGGGGGTGCCAATGAAGCAGTTATGAAGATGCTCCTTGAAGCAGGAGATGCAAGTAAAATCGAGCAGCACATGATGAATAAACTAGCCAAGAAAGAACGGATCATGGGTTTTGGGCATCGTGTTTATATGAAAAAGATGGATCCCCGTGCGCTGCTTATGAAAGAGGCGTTGGCTAAGCTGGCAAAAGAAAAAGACCGAATTGAATTATACAATATTTGTGTGATTGGCGAAGAGTTGATGAAGCGTGAGAAAATGCTTTTTCCGAATCTGGACTACTACGCCGCACCCGTTTATTATTTACTCGGAATTCCCATCGATTTGTTTACTCCTGTCTTCTTTGCAGCTCGTATAGTTGGCATTGCCGCACATGTTATGGAGCAGCATGAGAACAATCGTCTGTTCAGACCTCGGGTTATTTATACGGGACCGCGTGATCTGCATCCTTAA
- a CDS encoding LysR family transcriptional regulator, with amino-acid sequence MELRHLRYFITVAEELHFGRAASRLNISQPPLSQQIRQLEVELGFPLLLRNKHRVELTEAGKVYLEEARLILTRTEKAQIAAERAHQGAAGRLEIAFVGSTTYNIVPWVQKYRTLFPSVHLVLHQMKTENQLQALHEGSIHLGVIRSQVQSPYLINQIIQHEPLVVVLPQSHPLSSRTTLRVEDLANEPFIITSRRNGASYYDTVIHICHQSGYYPQIALEAPEILTIVAFVSAGIGISLVPASFREQQNNGVVYRELEGVDASLEMGFIWRKNKETQVLRSFLDMIHKIGN; translated from the coding sequence ATGGAATTACGACATTTGCGATACTTTATTACGGTTGCAGAGGAACTTCATTTTGGCAGGGCCGCTTCACGTCTGAATATTTCACAGCCTCCATTAAGCCAACAAATTCGTCAGTTGGAGGTTGAATTGGGCTTCCCGTTACTCTTGCGAAATAAGCACCGCGTAGAACTGACTGAAGCTGGAAAAGTTTATTTGGAAGAGGCACGTTTAATCTTGACCCGTACAGAGAAGGCTCAGATAGCTGCAGAAAGAGCGCACCAAGGTGCTGCCGGCAGATTGGAAATTGCATTTGTAGGGTCAACAACCTATAACATTGTTCCTTGGGTGCAGAAATATCGGACCTTATTCCCATCCGTTCATCTGGTGCTTCATCAAATGAAGACGGAAAATCAACTACAGGCTCTTCATGAAGGCAGCATTCATCTGGGTGTGATTCGCTCCCAGGTACAAAGTCCTTACTTGATTAATCAGATTATTCAGCATGAACCATTGGTAGTCGTTCTTCCTCAATCGCATCCTTTGTCCAGCAGGACAACCTTACGTGTAGAAGATCTTGCCAATGAACCCTTTATTATCACATCACGACGAAATGGGGCGAGTTATTATGACACTGTCATTCATATCTGTCATCAATCGGGATACTATCCCCAAATTGCATTGGAGGCACCCGAAATATTGACGATTGTCGCATTTGTTTCAGCGGGTATAGGCATTTCACTTGTGCCTGCATCTTTTCGGGAACAACAAAACAATGGGGTTGTTTATCGCGAGCTCGAAGGGGTAGATGCGAGTCTGGAGATGGGCTTTATTTGGAGAAAAAATAAGGAGACGCAGGTGCTGCGATCGTTCCTGGACATGATACATAAAATAGGCAATTAA
- a CDS encoding branched-chain amino acid ABC transporter substrate-binding protein — protein MKLKKTAIISSVLALGLLAGCGSGGSTTTSGSTATAKSTAAAATKTVIKIATQSPLSGGSSVQGEAIKLGAQMSMEANKAEFEKLGFDLQLVPYDDQGDAKKGVANAELLSADQSILAVVGHMNSGVAIPSSVVYEKNNIVMVSPSNTANQVTDRNLKVVNRIVARDDFQGPAAADYAVKTVKAKNIFVIQDKTAYGQGLAEAFKDAATKLGATIAGYEGITVGEKDFNGVLNIALSKKPDFIFFGGLYGEAGLIIKQARDKGIMVPVMGGDALDSQGLVDVAGDKVKDALYSSIAADITKTDDGKKWADQYKTKFGKGPDGYSAYAYDCMSVILNGLKTAIKANGGKVATREQVRDAVRSTKDFQGVATKVSFDGKGDNTYAKVFIYKFDGPKYPGTMISEVSK, from the coding sequence ATGAAATTGAAAAAAACAGCAATTATTTCCTCAGTTCTTGCATTGGGTTTGTTGGCAGGGTGCGGAAGCGGAGGCTCGACTACGACCTCTGGCTCAACAGCTACAGCAAAATCAACCGCTGCAGCAGCCACAAAAACCGTTATTAAAATTGCTACACAATCACCTTTGTCAGGAGGAAGCTCTGTTCAGGGGGAAGCTATTAAACTCGGCGCTCAAATGTCTATGGAAGCTAATAAGGCTGAGTTTGAAAAACTTGGTTTCGATTTACAGCTTGTTCCTTATGATGATCAAGGAGATGCGAAAAAAGGGGTTGCCAATGCAGAATTATTAAGTGCTGATCAGTCCATTCTTGCAGTAGTCGGACACATGAACTCAGGAGTCGCCATTCCTTCTTCCGTTGTTTATGAGAAAAACAATATTGTGATGGTATCTCCTTCCAATACAGCAAACCAAGTCACAGACCGTAATTTGAAAGTGGTGAACCGAATTGTTGCGCGTGATGATTTTCAGGGTCCTGCCGCAGCGGATTACGCTGTGAAAACGGTGAAAGCCAAAAATATTTTTGTCATTCAAGACAAAACGGCATATGGACAAGGTTTGGCAGAAGCCTTTAAAGACGCAGCTACGAAGCTGGGTGCCACAATAGCTGGTTATGAGGGCATTACAGTAGGAGAGAAAGATTTCAACGGGGTGCTGAACATTGCGCTTAGCAAAAAACCTGACTTCATCTTTTTCGGAGGGTTATATGGCGAGGCTGGCCTGATCATTAAACAAGCGCGTGACAAAGGAATTATGGTTCCAGTCATGGGTGGAGACGCTCTTGACTCTCAAGGTCTGGTTGATGTCGCCGGAGACAAAGTGAAGGATGCCTTGTACAGCTCTATCGCAGCAGATATTACAAAAACTGATGATGGAAAGAAATGGGCTGATCAATACAAAACAAAATTCGGTAAGGGCCCTGACGGTTATTCGGCATATGCTTATGATTGTATGTCTGTCATTTTAAATGGATTGAAAACCGCGATAAAAGCAAATGGCGGAAAAGTGGCTACACGTGAACAAGTTCGTGATGCGGTACGCAGCACGAAAGATTTCCAAGGTGTAGCAACGAAGGTTAGCTTTGACGGCAAAGGTGATAACACTTACGCCAAAGTATTCATTTATAAATTCGATGGTCCTAAATATCCGGGCACTATGATATCCGAAGTAAGCAAGTAA
- a CDS encoding branched-chain amino acid ABC transporter permease has protein sequence MIVNILHTIPQVLIDGLALGAIYAVVALGYTMVYGILELINFAHGEVFMTGGFVGTSVLYVFHTTGWLNSMPGWAAYVLILVIAMLFTGVMGVGIERIAYRPLRKAPKLISLISAIGVSYVLQDLVRFISELRTGNYIVSSITLYDKNITIGTSSLGSFLGDASLKINTIIIIVVAVLLMIGLDLFVNRTKWGVAMRAVAQDRETASLMSINVNKVIVLTFFIGSALGGATGVLFAQQYGTIDPFIGYILGLKAFTAAVLGGIGNIRGAMFGGLVIGLLEMFASSNLGLLTNGSFGAEYKDVFSFMILIIVLIFKPEGLFGKAVKEKV, from the coding sequence ATGATTGTAAACATCCTGCACACAATCCCCCAGGTATTGATCGACGGTCTTGCTTTAGGTGCCATTTATGCGGTCGTCGCGCTAGGCTATACCATGGTATACGGAATTCTTGAGCTCATCAATTTTGCTCATGGAGAAGTCTTTATGACCGGCGGATTTGTTGGTACATCGGTATTGTATGTGTTTCATACTACCGGGTGGCTTAACAGTATGCCAGGTTGGGCAGCTTACGTTCTTATACTGGTTATCGCGATGCTTTTCACGGGGGTTATGGGTGTGGGTATTGAACGAATTGCTTATCGGCCTCTTCGAAAAGCGCCAAAGCTGATCTCGCTCATCTCCGCTATCGGGGTTTCCTATGTGCTTCAAGATCTTGTCCGCTTTATTTCCGAGTTAAGAACAGGAAACTATATCGTAAGTTCCATCACGCTATATGACAAGAATATCACCATCGGCACTTCTTCTCTTGGATCTTTTCTCGGTGACGCTTCATTGAAAATCAATACGATCATTATCATCGTGGTGGCTGTATTGCTGATGATCGGATTGGATTTGTTCGTAAATCGCACCAAGTGGGGAGTAGCCATGCGTGCGGTTGCGCAAGATCGTGAAACGGCATCACTCATGTCTATTAATGTTAATAAAGTCATCGTATTAACCTTTTTCATCGGTTCTGCATTAGGCGGAGCTACAGGCGTATTATTTGCGCAGCAATACGGTACAATTGATCCGTTTATTGGCTATATACTTGGTTTGAAAGCTTTTACTGCCGCTGTACTTGGAGGTATCGGCAATATTCGTGGAGCCATGTTCGGCGGACTCGTCATCGGGCTATTGGAAATGTTCGCTTCTTCGAATCTCGGATTACTGACAAACGGCAGTTTTGGCGCGGAGTATAAAGATGTATTTTCGTTCATGATTCTAATTATAGTGTTGATTTTCAAACCTGAGGGTCTGTTCGGAAAAGCCGTTAAAGAGAAAGTGTAG
- a CDS encoding branched-chain amino acid ABC transporter permease encodes MHKIRQAYMQNTKIQALIFVLFVAVTALSVYLMAKSVVAFLLLLASLLMLYYTSFSNRVKWFIGGILLILIIPFATSGGPSYNSYMEVATQSGIYIAMALGLNIVVGFAGLLDLGFVAFFALGAYTYGIFSTAQANNFIPGHLFPLSGSTFWIFLLIGGFIAALFGILLGLPVLRVKGDYLAIVTLGFGEIIRIIFNNLEKPINITNGAMGISSIKPPNLFGFEFTHPYQFYFIVIAILAIVIFAVRRLEHSRLGRSWKAVRENEIAAQSMGIPLIRTKLTAFAIGASFSGMMGVVFAAKQTFIDPSSFTLLESITILVMVVLGGMGSVPGVILGAALVTILNLQVLTEFTNWLNQLSMQGVVQIPSALSPSKMQRFIFGIILILVAVFKPNGLIVAKNRQVNEQLIKESSSPNAASLQNVNQQKGGVL; translated from the coding sequence ATGCATAAAATAAGACAGGCATACATGCAAAACACGAAAATTCAAGCCCTGATATTTGTTCTCTTTGTCGCGGTCACGGCACTAAGCGTCTATTTGATGGCTAAATCGGTTGTCGCATTTTTATTATTACTGGCTTCTCTGTTGATGCTTTACTATACTTCATTTTCCAATAGAGTCAAATGGTTCATCGGCGGTATTTTGCTCATCTTGATTATTCCGTTCGCAACATCTGGAGGACCATCCTATAACTCCTATATGGAAGTCGCTACACAGAGCGGCATTTACATCGCAATGGCACTCGGGCTTAATATTGTTGTTGGTTTCGCTGGACTGTTGGATTTAGGATTCGTTGCTTTCTTTGCGCTTGGAGCTTATACGTATGGAATTTTTTCCACCGCTCAAGCGAACAACTTCATACCTGGACACTTGTTTCCTCTTTCTGGCTCCACATTCTGGATTTTTCTTCTGATTGGCGGTTTTATTGCTGCACTATTTGGCATTCTGCTAGGTTTACCTGTTCTTAGAGTTAAGGGAGATTATTTGGCAATCGTGACGCTGGGATTTGGAGAAATTATTCGGATCATATTTAACAACTTGGAAAAACCGATCAATATTACAAACGGTGCCATGGGGATTTCCTCCATAAAGCCTCCGAATTTATTCGGTTTTGAATTTACACACCCGTATCAATTTTATTTTATTGTCATTGCTATATTGGCGATTGTTATTTTCGCAGTTAGACGATTGGAGCATTCTCGACTGGGTCGTTCCTGGAAAGCGGTTCGGGAGAACGAAATAGCCGCACAATCCATGGGCATTCCCTTAATTCGCACCAAATTAACCGCATTTGCTATTGGCGCTTCATTCTCTGGGATGATGGGTGTCGTCTTCGCAGCCAAGCAAACTTTCATTGACCCTTCCAGTTTTACGCTGCTCGAGTCAATTACGATTCTGGTTATGGTCGTTTTGGGTGGAATGGGAAGTGTACCTGGAGTTATTCTTGGAGCTGCGCTTGTCACCATTCTTAATCTGCAGGTATTAACTGAATTCACCAACTGGTTAAACCAATTGTCGATGCAAGGTGTAGTTCAAATTCCCAGCGCATTATCCCCGTCTAAAATGCAGCGCTTCATATTTGGAATTATTCTGATTCTAGTTGCTGTGTTTAAGCCAAATGGCTTGATCGTCGCAAAAAATCGCCAAGTGAATGAACAGCTTATCAAAGAAAGTTCTTCACCAAATGCTGCCTCGCTTCAAAACGTAAACCAGCAAAAAGGAGGAGTCCTCTAA
- a CDS encoding ABC transporter ATP-binding protein yields the protein MTVLSVQHAVKRFGGLVAVNGINFEFQKEKIAAVIGPNGAGKTTFFNMITGIYKPDEGEIKLDGRSIVNVKPDRITELGIARTFQNIRLFGSMTVLENVMVGMHIHLKSGIFGTLLNLPHVRHEEQKGMEEAYRLLQFVGLETHLNAEANSLPYGAQRRLEIARALATKPKVLLLDEPAAGMNPRETVELTGLIKQIQQELGICIILIEHDMKLVMELAEHILVLDHGEKIAVGSPKEIRSNPKVIEAYLGKSAIQQEVIS from the coding sequence ATGACTGTTTTAAGCGTTCAGCATGCAGTTAAACGCTTTGGTGGTTTGGTTGCTGTAAACGGGATTAATTTTGAATTTCAGAAGGAGAAAATTGCTGCCGTCATTGGACCGAATGGTGCAGGTAAAACGACCTTCTTTAATATGATTACCGGTATTTATAAACCGGATGAGGGTGAAATCAAGCTGGATGGCAGGTCCATAGTGAATGTCAAGCCAGATCGGATTACGGAGCTCGGCATTGCCCGAACTTTTCAAAATATCAGGTTGTTTGGAAGCATGACCGTGCTGGAGAATGTAATGGTCGGCATGCATATTCATTTGAAATCGGGAATATTCGGCACACTTCTTAATCTGCCGCATGTCCGGCACGAGGAACAGAAAGGGATGGAAGAGGCTTACCGGCTATTGCAATTTGTAGGCTTGGAAACGCATCTTAACGCGGAAGCAAACAGTCTTCCATACGGTGCCCAAAGACGTTTGGAAATCGCCAGAGCCCTTGCAACCAAACCGAAGGTGCTGCTGCTTGACGAACCGGCAGCAGGAATGAATCCACGGGAAACAGTTGAATTGACCGGACTGATTAAACAAATCCAACAAGAACTGGGGATATGTATTATTTTAATCGAACATGATATGAAGCTCGTAATGGAGCTTGCCGAGCACATTTTGGTTCTGGATCACGGCGAGAAAATTGCCGTGGGTTCGCCTAAGGAAATTCGTTCTAATCCAAAGGTTATTGAAGCTTATTTAGGAAAAAGTGCTATACAACAAGAGGTGATTTCATGA
- a CDS encoding ABC transporter ATP-binding protein encodes MSMLKLQEVEAFYGGIHALKGITLTVNEGEIVTLIGSNGAGKSTTLKSICGQVKTKGSIIFNGKNISAQLPHLTAMEGIAHVPEGRRIFPRLTVKENLEMGAFSVKDKRLIKERIEQSFVYFPRLKERFQQAGGTMSGGEQQMLAIARALMMNPKLLLLDEPSMGLAPVIVDQIFEIIQDLNRNGMTILLVEQNAFQALQIASRGYVIQTGEIILSDDAKMLLSNDQVKEAYLA; translated from the coding sequence ATGAGCATGCTGAAGCTTCAAGAGGTAGAGGCCTTTTATGGAGGCATTCATGCATTAAAGGGGATTACATTGACTGTCAATGAGGGCGAAATTGTCACGTTGATAGGGTCAAATGGAGCAGGGAAATCCACGACACTTAAATCCATTTGCGGCCAAGTGAAAACGAAGGGATCCATTATATTTAATGGAAAGAACATCTCCGCTCAACTGCCGCATCTTACAGCAATGGAAGGCATTGCCCATGTACCGGAGGGTCGGCGTATTTTCCCGAGGCTTACCGTCAAGGAAAATCTGGAGATGGGGGCATTCTCGGTTAAGGATAAACGATTGATTAAAGAAAGAATAGAGCAGTCGTTCGTCTATTTCCCGCGCTTAAAAGAACGGTTTCAACAAGCAGGGGGCACTATGAGCGGCGGAGAGCAGCAAATGCTTGCAATCGCTCGCGCTTTAATGATGAACCCCAAATTATTGCTGCTTGATGAGCCATCGATGGGACTTGCGCCCGTCATCGTTGATCAAATCTTTGAAATCATCCAAGATTTAAATCGCAATGGGATGACGATCCTGCTTGTGGAACAAAACGCCTTTCAAGCGCTGCAAATTGCGAGCCGCGGTTATGTCATTCAAACCGGTGAAATTATTTTGAGTGATGACGCCAAAATGCTGCTTTCGAATGATCAGGTGAAAGAAGCGTATCTGGCATAA